ACAATATTTACTACTTTTCAAAGTTCATATTATTTTCTACTCATTCTCTCCTTGGTACAgtgtttattattttctattttctaccTAGTATGCATTGCAAATACATACTATAATAATAACTCAATGTCCCAAACATCGTTTAAATAAGAAATAACTTTTCGAAAAACATTTTTTCCCTAATCAATTTAAAGTGTCGTAGGATCCACAGATTTACAGGGCAGTGAAGAATTACATGGTGGAGCAGCTGTGGCGACGGTTATGCGAGCAAAAGCAGTTTACGGCGGTGCGAACGACATTCACCACGGCCGCTCCAAGAATGATGCTAACTCTTTACGGATCAAATCAATTTCTTCGTTGGTGTGGAAAGTTTCATTTGGATTCCTTGGTTTCTGTCTTATTGTCAAAGGTTTTTAAGCACCAGAAGCTCTGTTGTAGGGTTTCAGCAGAGCAGTTGTAAGTGTCATGGTTATGCAATGGCTTATTATAAACCTTGTTTATAGCCAAATGTTAATTTTGGAAAACTTGATTTTGAAGCTTCATAACGCTTCATTCTCTACACTCTTTTCCTTTGTAGACCAGAATCTTGTTCTTCCAAGTCTGTTTCCCAAGGTTCCAAGTTAGTAATTTGTAATTTCATTTTGTCTTTTGAATCAGAAATAAATTGGTTTTAGCATCTCTTTCGTGTTTGATTTACTTAAGAGTGTAAGGATGTTTGGGATATTGAATTAGTTATTAAAGCTAGTACAAACTATATTCCAAATTTGGTCCAATTGTCaagttaagaaagaaaaaactaaaagatttttaaatatgattttgaaaacggtaacttttattatttttaaaatcactACCAAACAATCAATTCTTATTTGAATTGAATcttcgtgtttataattgaGCAATATTAGTAGGAGATAATTGGAGCTTCTTCAATTTTGGATTATGAGAACTTTGTTGATTTCAAGTGTGTTTGGCTTGACTCTAACAACTGTTTCCAAAATGTATAAAAAGTGTTTATAAAGTGTAATTTATGAACATGTTAAGCTCCTGATAAACTCAAAAAGAGTCCATAGTTGTCACTTCCACGTTAAGAATGCATTGGTAATCCAACATTCTGAATTCTAGCTGTTTATAGACAAACCACCAAAAAAATTCAGCACTATCTCACTCTCTTTCTAATAATTCCACTTATAACACTCAGAGAAGCTGAAACTTGACCTCAATCGGATGATGAATCCATCCAACGAACACCACAAGAAACAGAAGGAATTAAACTCAACTGTTTATAGTTTTTCTTTCTATCATAATCCCTAAATTCCTAGTAGAAAATTGAACAAGCAAATAAGCAAATAGTAGTCGTTCCATTAACAACATCGATTAATTGGTTACTCCATCAGGATGAAGTTAGCAAGAAATACAAGGGTTTTAGCAGTAACAGAACGCGAATACACGATACACAGATCCAATCGCAAACAGATGAAATTCGGAATAATTACAGCACAAGAAATGATATAAAAGCGAAATACCTATGGAATCTAGGCCGGCGCATACAGAGGACGTCTGTATTCATCGAAGTACTCATCGCGATCGATGAAAACGATGGCATACAAAGCGTAGATAATTCCAGGAACATAACCGAGAAACGTCAAAAGAAGGCATATACAAAACTCAACCTACAACCACAAGCAATCATAAATCAGAATTACATTCGAATtaataaaaagagagagagagagagagagagagaggaaaaattaaaacaaaagaagaaaagaatcaGAAACGTACGGTACAACATCCATGCCGGAGACAGACGCCCAAAGGAGGAATCAAGATAGCAATGAGAATCTCGCAGAAGATTTCACAGCGAGATGGCATGTTTTAATGGCGGTCTGAGCAAATTCAGAAAAACGAGACGAGGAAGAGGAGGGTAGGTTAGGTATGGGCAGACTCCCAAATGGGttaagaaatggaaaaaaataaataaggaaGAAGACGACCAAAATATAAGAGGCTTTAAATAGGGGATGCGGGGTCCATTTCTTACGTGGCTTATTTTGATTGGTTTGACTTGACAGATAATCTCTTGCTGACCTCATTTTTAAAGAAAGTCTTTttacttttaattcttttctaaaaTCTAATTTAAAAGGGTTGAATTGTGGTCTCTCTTGGCAAAATTAGccatttcattttcatataacaaaaaatagtttaataattcaaaatcaaaattaccCTTTGAATTATTAGcttcatttttaaaaacaatatgaCTTTTGACATTATATTAAAGACTAAATTCTGAGTATATTTCGCTATGTAAAATTTCCATGAAAAGAACAAAACACCAAAACTATTTGGTATCTGTGGAACAAATCTCataaaattagttatttttaaatatttcatgtttgtCTTTTCGTATTTCTTCTCTTCCTAGTTGCGATTTCTTTTTATCGGTTTCCTcctcactgcgatttctttcgtcgtctttcttctttttttcttttttttctcctgcgatttcttttcatggGTTTGTCCGTTGcgattttttccatcgtcttccttctttttctcttctttttataggtactttaatctttccatcgtctttcttattttcctctgggatttcttttcatcgtctttcttctttttttacgtcgtttaaatttaggtaaccaaatctaaattatcGTTCACAAAAAATAGCATAATCTAAaaaatcatgtataaagaatcttaagaaaaatcatttaaattggattagccaaatgtaaacgatgaacaaataaacgatcgtatagacaaaatgtaccaaacaatagccaaatttagATGATCGTGttatattacgcgcgttgttgacgggatatttttggtattttacatggtggacCTATagtctttttccatttttgagattgttttatatagtgtaaatattgtGCTATTTTGTTCTATTTATAAAAGACCCCTTTCGCTGTAGTATTATAGATTTTTCCATCAAATTTGACCTTCAAAGGAAAATATTAAGTTAAGTTTGGTAGAGGGTTGGTCCATATATTGAACTCTGCATGAAGGTTAATATTAGaaatttttgatatttttggtTAAAATATATGTCATGTTGaactttttatatttaatttactttagTTCTTAAATCTTCTTTAATAACGTTGTAAGCTTCTTATTAGTTCAAAACAACTTCTTAAAAATGTTTAGTCTTACATGTAATCTATGTTATTAATTGCATTTATAGGTTgatcatacatatatatatatagtgtgagatgatataatattaaataaaatgatGATTATTACCAAATTAATTAAGATATAATATCATTCCATCACCAttgaaattagttttaaaattttcatttcataatcatttttacttaattaataaactatcaaaatctaaaagaatGTTGGATAAAAAACTCAAGATCTTAAAACgggtatttttaaaaatggtaaaataaactaaaatatttataaaatataacaaaattttggtaTCTATCAAGATAGTCACGAATAAATTTGTATTACTATCTATCAATATCACTAGTAGAAAGATGTCTATTAATATTTATTGTTGATAAAATATGAaagtttgctatattttatcaaatttgtcatttttgacAATTCCCCTACTTAAAACCGAGATatcaaattgaaaataaaaacttaagtatcaatagtataattataaactcaaaattttaaactaaaacaataacattttgaatcttataaatatatgaatttgaaaaaaaaatcaatgttaAAAGAACTAAAAATTAGGGAAATTCTCCTAAATATAAAATACCGACAAAATAATTGGTCTATGAAGATGGTCAATTTCTAAATAGTTTATGTTTGACAATCCTTTTTCATCCTCTTCTCCTTTTTTaggttgtacgatttttttctttccatcgttttattctcttcctcttattttttttcaaactgttattttttattgtggATTATCCAAATCGTCAAAATCGTCAAAAtcatcaaatctaaacgattatataCCAAACGTACTTGTGTATATCTCCGTTTTCGAAGTTATTtatagtaaatattttaccgttatattttttgaaaagacccaaattggtaaattaaaatgaaaacaaattttaaaaaaaaagtaacgttttttagttttaattttttttttttgaaaataaactcaaaatttaattatagtAATCATTTTGAAACCAAAACCAAATAAAACACAAAACTTAAGGGCctgtttggtaacgttcttgtttcctgtttcttgtttctgtttccattttttaagaaacagaagtgtttgataacgtttcttgtttctcgttctaaaaaaaagtagaaacgtttctcatcttataaaaaattattgggaacaaaaaaaagtagtttcttctgttccgtttctcaattgcttttattggtttcctttttctaaatttatttctatttgtttccttctcctttttctcaattattttttttcctttcatttttctcaattatttttattggcttttttctttttctcaattatttttattggtttccttttcatttttctcaattatttttatttcttttattttcctttttctcaattatttttattggttcatttttcttttttcaattatttttattggtttccttttcctttaatctccatcgtcttctccaaataatcatcatcttcctcttttactcatcgtttttctttgcacactgtcttcctcttcacctctcaccgtctttctcgacaacccgaactcttcctcttcgtcggatccatagtttttgcctgattgttcctcttcgtcggatccatagttttcatctttctctttgtgcaaatctggattttcgttgtgggtttttctctaaagcatcataggttaagagttaaaggttaaattttgttttgtttctttc
The sequence above is drawn from the Cucumis melo cultivar AY chromosome 2, USDA_Cmelo_AY_1.0, whole genome shotgun sequence genome and encodes:
- the LOC103487341 gene encoding UPF0057 membrane protein At4g30660; the protein is MPSRCEIFCEILIAILIPPLGVCLRHGCCTVEFCICLLLTFLGYVPGIIYALYAIVFIDRDEYFDEYRRPLYAPA